A genomic window from Vagococcus entomophilus includes:
- a CDS encoding CCA tRNA nucleotidyltransferase, with protein sequence MRLTSMPTEFSEAIPIIQELAVAGYEAYFVGGSVRDVLLGKAINDVDIATSAYPKEVKSLFKRTVDVGIEHGTVLVLHEDQQYEITTFRTESQYQDFRRPDKVTFVRSLEEDLKRRDFTINALAMSEQGQIIDLFEGLKDIQEKCIRAVGQPSERFHEDALRMMRALRFSSQLDFLIEKNTLDAIKEHAALLQKISVERIYIELIKMMTSRQWKRGFRSFLETKCYEYCPNFSGRGKQLACFFQLKEETELSEPVFWVLLMHFFTLNAEKASSFLRDWKLSNHMIRLITHALAGLEFRLENSSNVDFLYQLGLEPLLVIEEVLALLGKPSSKQKVTDAYQALPIHSLQDLAVNGQAIMRVLDKKPGPWLGDLLKEIEQKVLHKELENSYEKIVNFIQECALI encoded by the coding sequence TAGCTGTAGCTGGATATGAAGCCTACTTTGTAGGTGGTAGTGTCCGTGATGTCCTTTTGGGGAAAGCGATTAATGATGTGGATATAGCAACCAGTGCCTATCCCAAAGAAGTTAAAAGCCTATTTAAGCGAACGGTGGATGTCGGAATTGAACATGGGACTGTGCTTGTTTTGCATGAGGATCAGCAATATGAAATAACGACGTTTCGTACAGAGTCGCAATATCAAGATTTTAGACGTCCTGATAAGGTAACATTTGTTCGTTCTTTAGAAGAGGACTTAAAAAGACGTGATTTTACAATTAATGCACTGGCAATGTCTGAGCAGGGCCAGATCATCGATTTGTTTGAAGGGCTGAAAGATATCCAAGAAAAATGTATTCGAGCAGTTGGCCAACCTTCCGAGCGATTTCATGAAGATGCGCTTAGAATGATGCGTGCGTTGCGCTTTTCAAGTCAGTTAGATTTTTTAATAGAAAAAAATACTCTTGATGCAATAAAAGAGCATGCGGCGTTACTACAAAAAATTTCGGTTGAAAGAATTTATATTGAGCTGATTAAAATGATGACAAGCAGACAATGGAAAAGAGGATTCCGTTCTTTTCTTGAAACAAAGTGCTATGAATATTGTCCAAATTTTTCAGGAAGAGGGAAACAACTTGCCTGTTTTTTTCAGTTAAAAGAAGAAACTGAATTGAGTGAGCCGGTATTCTGGGTACTATTAATGCACTTTTTCACTTTAAATGCAGAAAAAGCAAGTTCTTTTTTGCGAGATTGGAAGCTGTCCAATCACATGATTCGTCTAATCACTCATGCACTAGCAGGACTGGAGTTTCGGTTAGAAAACAGCTCGAATGTCGATTTTCTTTACCAGTTGGGACTCGAACCGTTGCTGGTTATAGAAGAAGTATTGGCTCTGTTAGGCAAACCTTCTTCTAAACAAAAAGTGACGGATGCGTATCAAGCATTACCGATACATTCCCTGCAAGATTTAGCGGTTAATGGGCAAGCGATTATGAGGGTGCTAGACAAAAAACCTGGTCCGTGGCTAGGTGACTTACTAAAAGAAATTGAGCAAAAAGTATTGCACAAAGAGCTCGAAAATTCTTATGAAAAGATTGTTAATTTTATTCAAGAATGCGCTTTAATTTAA